In the Deltaproteobacteria bacterium genome, GCGCCAATCATAATCAGTGCGCGAGGGTGGGACACCACCGGCGTGCTTTTCGCCGTCGATACGAACACGAGATAGATCGGCTGCTCGATGCGGCAACCGGGCTCCACAGAAATCACCGCACCATCTGTGAAAAAAGCCGTATTCAAAGCGACAAAAGCCTGGCGCTGGGCATCGGTATTGCGGCCGAGCTGCGATAGTATTGTTGGCTCATTCTGTCCGATAACTTCGCTAAGCCTTTTGATCGTGAGCCCGTGCGGCAATTCCGACGTTTGAGAAAACTCGGGAGAGAAAATTCCATTGACGAAAACTAAGCGCGAAGCCTGCGCCTCGGCCATGGAGCGCGTGACGATCTCAACGCCACTCAAGCTCGTCGCTTCGCCGTTGGCGCGCACGAATGTTTGCGACGCGATGGGATCGACGTTGGTGTATTTCCAATCTTCGTGGCGTGTCGTCGGAAAACCCAAGGCGTCGAAGCTAGCGATGCCGGCTTCACGCAGTTGGCGCAGCCACGCCGGCGCCGCAGTTTGCCCCGGCCACTGCTTGAAGGCAGCGAGATAACGCTCTTTGTTGTCGGTCGCTAACATGATCCGTGAGTTTTTGAGAAATCGTTAATGAGCGGCGACGCCGTCGCCTTTGAGCCAATCGTAGCCCCTGCTCTCAAGCTCGAGGGCCAGCTCTTTGGTTCCCGATTTGACGATGCGCCCATCGGAAAGCACGTGGACGAAGTCTGGCACAATATAGTCCAACAAGCGCTGATAGTGGGTGATGACGATCATGGCGCGGTCCTTACCGCGCAGCGCATTGACGCCGTTGGCAACCACGCGCAATGCGTCGATGTCCAGTCCCGAATCGGTCTCGTCTAACACTGCCAAGATTGGATCGAGCACCGCCATCTGCAAAATTTCGTTACGCTTCTTCTCGCCGCCGGAAAAGCCCTCATTGAGCGGCCGGTTGGTTAGCGTCTGATCCATTTCTACTAGTTTCATTTTGTCTTTAATCAGCACAAGAAACTCCATGGCGTCGAGTTCTTCCAGACCGCGATGTTTGCGCACGGCGTTGAGCGCCGCTTTG is a window encoding:
- the sufC gene encoding Fe-S cluster assembly ATPase SufC, whose protein sequence is MLEISGLRAKVGTKEILRGIDLKIGAGEVHAIMGPNGSGKSTLAHVLSGRENYEVTGGSVTYLGKDLLAMAPEVRAREGVFLAFQYPVEIPGVSTTYFLKAALNAVRKHRGLEELDAMEFLVLIKDKMKLVEMDQTLTNRPLNEGFSGGEKKRNEILQMAVLDPILAVLDETDSGLDIDALRVVANGVNALRGKDRAMIVITHYQRLLDYIVPDFVHVLSDGRIVKSGTKELALELESRGYDWLKGDGVAAH